The Ralstonia pickettii genome contains the following window.
GCGGTGCGGCCAGCGTGAAATTCGCCGTCACCTGAATCCAAGGATCGGGGGGTGGCGCATCCTTGTCCGCCTGCGCTGGCGAAGGCGGTGGATCGGTCAAGCGCAAAGTCAAGCCATGTTCCTGCGCGAGCATCCAGATGTTCTTGCGTGCGGCAGTAAGGGGGAGCACGTCGACATTTGCCGGCGGCCCAAAAGGCGAGGAGGCCTCACGAGAATGATTGGCCGACTGCCCGTCAGCCGAGAGTGCGCCAGGCGCATCCGCCGCAAGGCCGCCTTCTCGGTTCCACGATGTCTCGATGGCAATGCGGCCAGCTTCGGGGGCGTTACCAGGACGGGGCTTGCAATGCCAACTGGCGAGCGTCCAGCCACGCATGGCCAACTCCTGCTCGTGCCAGGCCGCCCGGCAGGCCTCGAAGAACATCGCCGGCGTGGGCTCGCGAAGCCAAGGTTGGATGCGTTGCTGGGCAGCAGCAGCAGCTTTACGCGCGGCCGCTGCCTTCTGGCGGGCCTGAGCCGCCAAGCGTTCGGCCTCTTGCTGTTGGTCATACAAGTACCAGCCGCCAAAGACAGTTCCCACCACAAGCGCAGTTGCCGTTACGGCAAGCGCGGCAGTCCGCCAGGAGCCAGACTGCACGTCGTGTAAAGCCGGCACGCTCGTGGCCTGGCGTGCAAGGTTGGCCAAGTCGTCTAGATTGCCCTCGATCTCTGTCCAGCCTGGTAGCGATTGGTGATAAGCGCGAATCGCAGCCAGTTCGCTGAGCGTGCCAACCTGATCGCCGCCGGCGATGACAGCTTGCCCCTGGCGTACTGCGATGTACCAGTAATGCTCGCCGCCCAGGTGATACAGGCCTGCCCAGGGTTGCGGATGCGCAGTGGCGACAATGGCCGCTAGAGGTCTGGCCCGTGACGGTTTGACGCCTGCGATTGGTTCACACAGCGCACTTTGAAAGGTGCCATGCGCATTCTTGAACGCTACGCCCCATCGCACGTTGGGCCCGAGCTGACGTGCCAGCTTGCGCAAGCTTTGTGCCTTTGGCAGGTTTTCCTCGTGTTGCCACGACAAACCAACTGCAAAAGCACCCTTCGCACCGGAAAAGGTAAGTGCGTGCGCCATGGTTAGGGCCTCAGAATACGCACACGCTTGCCGTTGACGATCTTGATGCCCGCGTCATCAACGCCAGCGACCTTCCAGCCGCCGTCAAGCGTGTCGCCAGCGCGTACAGGAATCGCCTGGCCGTTTACCTCCACCATCGCGGTGTACTTGCCGTCGTAGGCGTGCAGCGAAATCGCGCGCGGCCCTGCAGCAAGCGCGGATGCGGCCGGTGCAGCTGCGGGGACGGCCCCCTGTGCTGCTGCCATGGTGGCTGCCGGCAGCGGCGCGGCCAATCCCACGGCCGGCTCCGATTTACGGACCTCGGCCTGGTACTTGGCGATTTCGGCACGTGCTTTCCACAGCGGAATCTGCTTCTGCAGGTTGACCAACTCATCGGACTCGGAGCTGCGTGCACCTTGACCGAGCTGCGCGCCTGCGGCGGCGGCCGGGCGGACAGCTGACGACGTGCCTTGCTGTGCGCCGGCACTGGCCAGAGAAGCTTGCGGTGCTGAAGCGTTCTGCGCGCGAGCGGAAATCGCAATACCGGCCAGCAGCGCACTCGCCAAGACATTCATGAGGGTTCTGTTCATGTCGGAATCTCCCTTGGTTAGAGCAGGCGCGCAGTGATGACGACAGCGATCATCGTGTCCTTCTTCTGCGCATCGACGCCACCGCCCAGCAGCGGCATGTACGGCGAGCCGATACCGTTGTTGGTTGTGCTCGTGGATTGCTCGCGCATGCCAGTGAGTACCAGCGTTTCGCCAGGCCTGAGCCCCACCGACTGCTCGAAGCGCGCCAGAGGCATCGTTCGCAGTTGGACGGTCGACTGACTCGCACTGCTGCCCGAAGTAAAGGTTTGCAGCGGTTGAAGCTCCGAGATGGTCATATCGAAGACCATCATGATTCGGCCATTGATGACCTTGGGCCGGAAATTGCCGGTGAAGCCGGAGATGTTGGTAGAGGTTTGAATAGCCGTCGTAGAGCCGACGTTGCTGGCTAGCGTTGTTTGCGTGCCTTGCACGAAGTCCTGCAGCGTCGCGTCCTGCAGCGCAAGAACCTTGCCGTTTTGTGTGACGCCACCGCGTTGCAGAACCCGCGAGACATTGCCCAAGGTGGACAGCGCTTGGAGCGCGGCCTTGGTGCCGTCCAACTTGCCGCCGACGATGGTGGCGCCAAAGGTCATTGGCGATGCCGTGCTCGTTACGCTTGGAACACCAGCTCCAGTGAATGTCGCGCCGGTATGGCCGTTGCCGGACTTGTAAGCAAGCGACAGATTCAAACCGTAGTTGTCTTCCTGCGACAACCGGACTTCATAGATCTTCACGTCAATGCCGATCTGTTTGCCGAACATGGCGTCCAGACCTTTGACCCATTCTTCAAGGCGATCACATTGCGGCGGCGTGGCTGTGACCGTTACCGAACCGAGATGCTTGTCGGCCACCACTGTTGCATCTGCTCCTGCGATTGTCTTGGCGATCTTCTCCAGATTCAGCCACGGATCAGATACCACAGCGAGCGTCGCTGTCTGGCCGCCGTTGCCGGAACCGCTCGATGAACCGGTGCCCGTCGATGCCGTGCTCGTGCCGGACGATCCCGAGCCAGCCGCCCCAGTTGAGTTAGCCGAAATCGAGCCATTCATTGAGGCGACTTCGCCCAGGTCTGGCAACGGGAAGGTGCGCGTTTCAGTCTTGAAAAATGCAACGGTGCCGTCGCGGTAGCGATCCCACACGCCCCAGTGTGCGTCAATCGTTTCAAGGAAACCGCGCAGGTTGCCGGTATAGCTCAACACCAGTGGCGCGACCGCCGCGCTCGCCGTCGTGCCAGCAGAGATTGCGGCGCCGGTCGGTGAGAGTGGCGCCGCACCAGTGCCGTAGCTCGATGGCAGGGGGCCGTTCAAATCCGACATGCGTTGGGGCGCGTTCCCGGAGCTGGACCGGGCCATCTGGAGCGGGATAGTGGCGGCCGAAGCTTCGACGGTGGCACGTACGCCAACGTTCTGGGCGATCCAATCCGCCGCTTCAGTGAGACTAGCGAGCGACCCCTTGAACACCACCTGCTTGCTGAAAATCTCCGGCTGCGGTTTGCTTGCGCGGATCTTCTCGCCCATCAGCCAAGATCCATCGTGAATCCGGACTACCGGGCGGCTACGAGGTGCCCCGTCAAGCTTGGCCTGTGCGTCCGAAACGATTGCCGCTTGGTTCTCACGTACCTGCGTAATGCCGCAACCCTGCAGAGCAGTTACGGCGATCAGTGCTACCACCAGGGGCTTGATTTGAGGATTCCAGTTTTTCATTCGCCTACTCCTGCTTGGTGTACCACCATCACCTGGTTGCCTTTCCAAATGTCCGCTTGCACGTCGGCACCGTTGGCAGCAAGCTGCTCGATCGTCTGTTGCGCGGCGCGCGCAAAGTCGTTACCGAGAGGCTGATCGTTGGGAACGATCCAGCCGTCCGGCACATTCCATTCCACAGTCCAGCCCGCGCGTGCCGCCCACGCCTCTAGTTGCGCCTGCATGGATTTGCCCCTGACCAGTACGAAGGCATCAGCCGCCGGCGCGGGTGGCGAAACAGGTGCCACGGATGAGCGGGAGATTTCGGATGGACGCTTACCGTTCGGCATTTCAGTCGCGACTCCCGATCGCACTTGAACTGATTTACTCGGTGAGGCCGGCGTCGATCCGAGCAGTTGCCAGCCTTCTTCAGGAGACGGCTCCATAGCGCCCTTGGCATCGGCGATTCGTTGCCAAGTACCATCAGGCATTTCTTGCCAGTCCGTAGCTGCTTTGGCCTGGGCCGGCGCTGTTCGCGCCTGGGCGTCAACGGTCACGCCAAGGCCAGTCAGCAAGTAGAAGATGAGCATTGCTCGGTGGAATGGATGGAATGTGCGCATGGTTTTGAACTCGTTAGATCAGAGAGAAATCAAGGCAATGCCGCGCGCTGCAGCGATTGCCACCGCGTGTAGATCTGATTGGCATATCTGAGCTGCTTGGCGGGTGTCGTCGCGTTGTAGGCGCCAACCGCGCGCCATGTCGCGCCAAACCGGTCGATGTTGGCGTGCAAGATCCAAGCGCCCACATACGCGTTAATGCAAGCGTCGAGCAGCTGCTGCCGCGTGATGCCATAGCGGGCCAACCGTGGCAGATGCGCGGAATTGATTTGCATAAGGCCCAGGTCC
Protein-coding sequences here:
- the pilO2 gene encoding type 4b pilus protein PilO2, which codes for MAHALTFSGAKGAFAVGLSWQHEENLPKAQSLRKLARQLGPNVRWGVAFKNAHGTFQSALCEPIAGVKPSRARPLAAIVATAHPQPWAGLYHLGGEHYWYIAVRQGQAVIAGGDQVGTLSELAAIRAYHQSLPGWTEIEGNLDDLANLARQATSVPALHDVQSGSWRTAALAVTATALVVGTVFGGWYLYDQQQEAERLAAQARQKAAAARKAAAAAQQRIQPWLREPTPAMFFEACRAAWHEQELAMRGWTLASWHCKPRPGNAPEAGRIAIETSWNREGGLAADAPGALSADGQSANHSREASSPFGPPANVDVLPLTAARKNIWMLAQEHGLTLRLTDPPPSPAQADKDAPPPDPWIQVTANFTLAAPPWLDLAAAFDVVPGLRVVDLGYDARAQQWTANGTLYTARGAAPVHGGI
- the pilP gene encoding type IV pilus biogenesis protein PilP codes for the protein MNRTLMNVLASALLAGIAISARAQNASAPQASLASAGAQQGTSSAVRPAAAAGAQLGQGARSSESDELVNLQKQIPLWKARAEIAKYQAEVRKSEPAVGLAAPLPAATMAAAQGAVPAAAPAASALAAGPRAISLHAYDGKYTAMVEVNGQAIPVRAGDTLDGGWKVAGVDDAGIKIVNGKRVRILRP
- a CDS encoding pilus assembly protein PilN; this translates as MKNWNPQIKPLVVALIAVTALQGCGITQVRENQAAIVSDAQAKLDGAPRSRPVVRIHDGSWLMGEKIRASKPQPEIFSKQVVFKGSLASLTEAADWIAQNVGVRATVEASAATIPLQMARSSSGNAPQRMSDLNGPLPSSYGTGAAPLSPTGAAISAGTTASAAVAPLVLSYTGNLRGFLETIDAHWGVWDRYRDGTVAFFKTETRTFPLPDLGEVASMNGSISANSTGAAGSGSSGTSTASTGTGSSSGSGNGGQTATLAVVSDPWLNLEKIAKTIAGADATVVADKHLGSVTVTATPPQCDRLEEWVKGLDAMFGKQIGIDVKIYEVRLSQEDNYGLNLSLAYKSGNGHTGATFTGAGVPSVTSTASPMTFGATIVGGKLDGTKAALQALSTLGNVSRVLQRGGVTQNGKVLALQDATLQDFVQGTQTTLASNVGSTTAIQTSTNISGFTGNFRPKVINGRIMMVFDMTISELQPLQTFTSGSSASQSTVQLRTMPLARFEQSVGLRPGETLVLTGMREQSTSTTNNGIGSPYMPLLGGGVDAQKKDTMIAVVITARLL
- a CDS encoding toxin co-regulated pilus biosynthesis Q family protein, whose amino-acid sequence is MRTFHPFHRAMLIFYLLTGLGVTVDAQARTAPAQAKAATDWQEMPDGTWQRIADAKGAMEPSPEEGWQLLGSTPASPSKSVQVRSGVATEMPNGKRPSEISRSSVAPVSPPAPAADAFVLVRGKSMQAQLEAWAARAGWTVEWNVPDGWIVPNDQPLGNDFARAAQQTIEQLAANGADVQADIWKGNQVMVVHQAGVGE
- a CDS encoding lytic transglycosylase domain-containing protein; its protein translation is MKRLGPILLLVLSLSSPTAHADCLDDAAAYHRVDGALLRSIALHESHMNPLAINRNRDGSQDLGLMQINSAHLPRLARYGITRQQLLDACINAYVGAWILHANIDRFGATWRAVGAYNATTPAKQLRYANQIYTRWQSLQRAALP